In a single window of the Candidatus Neomarinimicrobiota bacterium genome:
- a CDS encoding 1-deoxy-D-xylulose-5-phosphate reductoisomerase, with protein sequence MERSVGILGSTGSIGVNALKVVEHHTGYFSVKYLSAHSNAEKLMEQALNFQPEVVTIADENSAKTVIEGLAQTSIKVLTGREGLLELASRNNVDICLNALVGSTGMEPTVRALEVGVDVALSNKESLVMAGGLIRRIMDKTGANLFPVDSEHSAIWQCLLGEEISDVKRLILTGSGGPFRTKPLNQFYDITVDEALNHPNWEMGKKITIDSATMMNKGLEVIEAHWLFGLEQEQIDIVIHPQSIVHSMVEFVDGSVKAQLGQPDMKIPIQFALTYPDRLKAGWVDFDPSNMSDLTFEKPDQAKFPSIRLAYEALSQSGTATAALNVANDNSVKLFLDGKIGFTQIARINESVLNEHDWIENPDLNDLVELERWGKSFVESESKEAVTV encoded by the coding sequence ATGGAACGTTCAGTGGGAATATTGGGTTCTACAGGCTCAATTGGTGTGAATGCACTTAAGGTAGTGGAGCATCACACCGGGTACTTCTCTGTGAAGTACCTCTCTGCACACAGCAATGCCGAAAAGCTGATGGAGCAGGCACTGAATTTTCAGCCTGAGGTTGTGACCATTGCAGATGAAAATAGTGCGAAAACAGTCATTGAAGGCTTAGCTCAGACATCCATTAAAGTCTTGACCGGTCGTGAAGGACTTCTCGAACTCGCTTCTAGAAACAATGTAGACATCTGCCTTAATGCGCTGGTGGGTAGTACCGGTATGGAGCCCACGGTGAGAGCCCTAGAAGTAGGTGTAGATGTGGCACTCAGCAACAAGGAGAGCCTTGTCATGGCTGGTGGTTTGATCCGGAGAATTATGGATAAAACGGGAGCGAACCTTTTTCCGGTGGACAGCGAACACAGCGCAATTTGGCAGTGCCTATTGGGCGAGGAAATTTCTGATGTCAAACGTCTGATTCTTACCGGCTCCGGTGGGCCGTTCAGGACAAAGCCTCTGAACCAATTCTATGACATTACTGTTGATGAGGCCCTCAATCACCCTAACTGGGAGATGGGTAAGAAGATTACTATCGACTCCGCAACCATGATGAACAAAGGTCTGGAGGTGATTGAAGCTCACTGGCTTTTCGGTTTAGAACAAGAACAGATCGATATCGTCATTCATCCTCAGTCAATTGTTCACAGCATGGTTGAATTTGTTGATGGATCTGTGAAGGCACAATTGGGCCAACCTGACATGAAGATTCCTATCCAGTTTGCGTTGACCTATCCTGATCGCCTTAAAGCTGGGTGGGTGGATTTCGATCCGTCTAACATGTCAGACCTCACCTTTGAAAAGCCTGATCAGGCAAAGTTTCCCTCCATCCGTCTCGCTTATGAAGCACTTTCGCAGAGCGGCACAGCTACTGCAGCGCTGAATGTGGCAAACGACAACAGTGTCAAACTTTTTCTGGATGGCAAGATCGGATTCACCCAGATTGCCAGAATCAACGAATCAGTACTTAATGAGCATGATTGGATTGAAAATCCTGATCTGAATGATCTTGTGGAACTTGAACGGTGGGGTAAGAGTTTTGTAGAATCAGAGTCAAAGGAAGCTGTAACTGTATGA